In Humulus lupulus chromosome 7, drHumLupu1.1, whole genome shotgun sequence, the following are encoded in one genomic region:
- the LOC133788953 gene encoding linoleate 9S-lipoxygenase 6-like, translating into MLLGKGIGVLDSFTSGLSGGKKIKGSVVLVKKNVLEFNPLAATVNTSTAIIDRFGEFLGNGVSLQLVSGHTSGKLSKEAHLENWITSLPALTPGDSVFRVNFEWDESIGVPEAVIFKNNHVDEFFLKTITLDDVPGQGVVRFICNSWVYSARKYNYNRVFFRNKSYLPSATPAPLLKYRKEELENLRGDGIGERKEWDRVYDYDVYNDLGEPDKGSNFARKILGKNSEFPYPRRGRTGRPTTKTDSRTESRLKQVNLMKPLDPVESLDIYVPRDERFGHLKMSDFLAYGLKSLSQAIVPALKHYFDQTRNEFDSFQEVHDLYEGGLKLPTSVFDSIRKNVPFDMLKEMFRTDGEQFLKFPLPHVIKADKSAWRTDEEFGREMVAGVHPVLIRRLKEFPPTSKLDPELYGDQTSKITEDRIKNNLEGLGIHEALFQNKLFILDHHDSYIPYLRRINSTSSKAYATRTLIFLKNDGTLKPVAIELSLPHPDGDQYGVVSKVYTPADEGVEATIWQLAKAYAAVTDSGYHQLISHWLNTHAVIEPFVIATNRQLSALHPIHKLLQPHYRDTMNINALARQSLVSVNGVIESTFLPGKYAMELSSVVYKDWVFTDQALPTDLIKRGVAVQDLNSPHGLRLLIEDYPYAVDGLEIWSAIKSWVKEYCSYYYNTDASVQKDTELQAWWKEVREVGHGDKKDETWWPKMKTLEELIESCTILIWISSALHAAVNFGQYSFTGYLPNRPTLSRRFMPEEGTPEYEQLKSDPEKGFLLTVTSEFQSLVGIALVEILSRHASDEVYLGQRENPDWTLEAGPLQAFDKFGRKLSQIEDAIMRRNNDLNMKNRAGPVKFPYGLLIPTSEQGLTGRGIPNSISI; encoded by the exons ATGTTGCTAGGGAAAGGCATAGGGGTACTGGACTCGTTCACTAGTGGGCTCAGCGGTGGAAAAAAGATAAAGGGATCAGTGGTGTTGGTGAAGAAGAACGTGTTGGAGTTCAACCCTTTAGCCGCTACCGTTAACACTAGCACTGCCATTATTGATCGTTTCGGCGAATTCTTGGGCAATGGAGTTTCTCTCCAGCTTGTTAGTGGTCACACTT CGGGAAAGCTCAGTAAAGAAGCTCACTTAGAGAACTGGATCACTTCTTTGCCTGCTTTAACACCAGGAGACTCGGTGTTTAGAGTGAATTTCGAGTGGGACGAATCCATTGGAGTCCCTGAAGCTGTGATCTTCAAGAACAATCACGTCGATGAGTTCTTCCTCAAGACCATTACCCTTGATGATGTTCCTGGTCAAGGTGTCGTTCGCTTCATCTGCAACTCTTGGGTTTACTCAGCCAGAAAATACAACTACAATCGCGTTTTCTTCAGAAACAAG TCATATCTTCCGAGTGCAACACCAGCACCACTGCTTAAGTATAGAAAGGAAGAGCTTGAGAACTTGAGAGGAGATGGAATAGGAGAACGCAAGGAGTGGGACAGAGTCTATGACTATGATGTGTACAACGATTTGGGTGAACCTGATAAAGGTTCAAACTTTGCTCGTAAAATCCTTGGAAAGAATAGCGAATTCCCTTACCCTCGTAGAGGAAGAACTGGCAGACCAACCACCAAAACAG aTTCTAGAACCGAGAGCAGGCTAAAACAAGTGAATCTTATGAAACCTCTAGATCCTGTTGAATCTTTAGACATTTACGTTCCACGAGATGAACGTTTTGGTCACTTGAAGATGTCAGACTTCCTTGCTTATGGACTCAAGTCTTTATCCCAAGCCATCGTACCTGCACTAAAACATTATTTTGATCAAACTCGTAATGAGTTTGATAGTTTCCAAGAAGTACATGATTTGTATGAAGGAGGATTGAAGCTACCAACATCAGTATTTGATTCTATCAGGAAAAACGTTCCTTTCGACATGCTCAAGGAAATGTTTCGAACTGATGGTGAACAGTTCCTTAAATTCCCTTTGCCTCATGTGATAAAAG CGGACAAATCTGCATGGAGGACTGATGAAGAATTTGGAAGAGAAATGGTTGCTGGTGTGCACCCTGTCCTTATTCGTCGCCTAAAA GAGTTCCCACCGACTAGCAAGCTAGACCCTGAATTGTATGGTGATCAAACTAGCAAAATTACTGAGGACCGCATTAAGAACAATTTGGAAGGGCTAGGTATACATGAG GCACTCTTTCAAAACAAGTTATTTATATTGGATCACCATGATTCGTACATACCATACTTGAGGAGGATAAACTCAACTTCTTCAAAGGCTTATGCAACTCGAACTCTCATCTTCTTGAAAAATGACGGTACATTAAAGCCTGTTGCCATAGAATTAAGCTTACCACATCCAGATGGTGATCAATATGGTGTTGTTAGCAAAGTATATACCCCAGCTGACGAAGGTGTTGAAGCTACCATTTGGCAATTAGCTAAAGCTTATGCTGCTGTAACTGATTCCGGCTACCATCAGCTCATTAGTCACTG GTTGAATACACACGCAGTGATTGAGCCTTTTGTGATAGCAACAAATAGGCAGCTAAGTGCACTCCACCCAATCCACAAACTCTTGCAACCCCATTATCGTGACACTATGAACATAAATGCGCTTGCCAGACAGAGTCTTGTTAGTGTAAATGGTGTTATAGAGTCCACATTTTTGCCAGGAAAGTATGCTATGGAATTGTCATCGGTGGTTTATAAGGATTGGGTTTTTACTGATCAAGCACTTCCTACAGATCTCATTAAAAG AGGAGTTGCGGTACAGGATTTGAATTCTCCTCATGGGCTTCGTCTGTTGATAGAAGACTATCCATATGCTGTTGATGGGCTAGAGATATGGTCTGCAATTAAATCTTGGGTTAAAGAATACTGCTCTTACTACTACAATACTGATGCCAGTGTCCAGAAAGACACAGAACTTCAGGCATGGTGGAAGGAAGTTAGGGAAGTGGGTCATGGTGACAAGAAAGATGAGACCTGGTGGCCAAAAATGAAAACTCTTGAGGAACTAATTGAGTCATGCACCATACTCATATGGATTTCTTCTGCTCTTCATGCAGCTGTCAACTTTGGACAGTATTCTTTTACTGGGTACCTTCCAAATCGCCCCACATTAAGTCGACGGTTCATGCCTGAAGAAGGCACTCCAGAATATGAGCAGCTTAAGTCTGACCCTGAAAAAGGTTTCTTACTGACAGTTACTTCTGAATTTCAAAGCCTTGTTGGGATTGCCCTCGTTGAGATTTTGTCTAGGCATGCCTCAGATGAGGTCTATCTTGGTCAGAGAGAAAATCCTGATTGGACATTAGAAGCTGGTCCCTTGCAAGCTTTTGACAAATTTGGAAGAAAACTTAGTCAAATTGAAGACGCAATTATGAGGAGGAACAATGATTTGAATATGAAGAATCGAGCTGGCCCAGTCAAGTTCCCATATGGTTTGCTCATTCCTACAAGTGAACAAGGGCTCACTGGTAGGGGGATTCCCAACAGCATCTCAATCTAA